The genomic DNA TATTTTTGAAGATATGTTCACTACCCTCAATAATGGCTGGGAAACCGACATCTATCTCAACAGCATACTCTCAGTTGAATCTGTCGGTATTTTTTTAGTACCTTTGGGGAATGACCCTATGGATGCTTATCCTGTCTTCGATCTCGATTCTGATATGGATGGTGCTTCTTATCTGATCAATGTCTTTGATTATTCACTCATCGAGCAGGCAATCGGTGACTTTCTCATGGATCTCTGGATCAGAGAAGGTGATGGACCAGCAACCAGAATATCGTCTTATGATATTTCAGAATCGATCAGGAAAGAAAGACCAGCTCTACCGCTCCGTCAAGAACTGCAAGGATACAAGATATACCGTAATGATAATCTCATTGACGAGATCCCCTCTCCCGATATCCTCAGCTACTTAGACGAAGACCTCTTTGACGGCACTTATACATATTATGTCACTGCTGACTACGATGAAGGTGAATCAGAGCCCTCTAATACTGTAACTGTAACTATCAACACCGGCATACAGATCATCTGGAGTGACAACTTCGAATCTTATCCCGATTTTGTTACCGACTTCCCACCTTGGACTTTGATAGATATTGATGGCTCTAATACATACGGATTTAATAATATAACCTTCCCTGGGGAATATCAACCTATGGCTTATATTATCTTTAATCCTTCTCAGACAACACCACCTATGACCGATCTCATTCCACCGAGTGGAGAGAAAATGGCTGCATCCTTTTCCTCTGATACTGCCCAGACCAATAACTGGATGATCACCCCTCTCATCGAGCTCGGTACTGAATCGTCAGTCACTTTTAAAGCTCGTTCATATACTTCTCAATATGGTCTGGAAAGATTCCGTGTCGGCATCTCTACCACCGACTCTGATCCAGGTAGTTTTTCCATTATCACTCCGGGTCAATATGTACAGGCACCTGTTGCCTGGACTGAATTTACCTACGACCTCTCCGAATATGATGAACAGTCGGTCTATATGGCACTTAACTGCGTCTCTAATTATGCCTTCGTTTTCTTCGTTGATGATTTTAAGGTCCTTTCTATAGGTGAAGTCTCCGTTGATGATGAATATTTACTGCATCCTGCCCCATTGACTGCCCGTAACTATCCCAACCCCTTTAATCCGGAAACTACCATCGAGTTCAATATCAGTCAGAGCGGCAGAACTAAATTGGAGATCTTCAATATCAAGGGACAGAAGATCGCTCTCCTTCTCGATGAATATCTCACCACCGGTACGCATATGATTGCTTGGTCAGGCAGAGACAATCAAGAGAACGAAGTAACCAGCGGGATCTATTTCTACCGCCTAACGACAACTAATGATAACTTTACCGGAAAAATGATGCTATTAAAATAACCGTTTTTAGCAAGGAGGCTCTTAGAGAGTCTCCTTGCTTTCTTAATCTACTACTGCCACTACCCGGAAAAAGTACAACTGATGATAAATTGAAACAACCCACTCATTATCTATAGTCATATCTAAATATTCCCATTGTTCACTATACGGATCTTCCGAACCATAAATTTTGTAATGATTAGCATCTTCAATAATATCCCAACTCAAAATAAAATCAGAACCTTCTCTTATTAAACTAACATTGCTGGGTGCTGGCAAGTATTGATCAGGGAAGTTAAAAGTCTGCCATTCAGAAAACATTGAACCGGCATAGGCGGAATCAATGGTCTGAACTGCCCACTCATACTGTCCGTCAGGCAAACCTGTAATA from Candidatus Cloacimonadota bacterium includes the following:
- a CDS encoding choice-of-anchor J domain-containing protein; this translates as MKQLNIITLIIILLTFSLLSAELTTRSITRRGTDRLDHPIPDPPPRGDRRDLIPPLNLTATVVDLVNVQLNWDTPTDLIRISYHDNTPVDGYYQESVIGYGTVFDLTAYPEATLEYLDFRHSPWGLNGTWEYEIHIIDWDDGTLLAIFEDMFTTLNNGWETDIYLNSILSVESVGIFLVPLGNDPMDAYPVFDLDSDMDGASYLINVFDYSLIEQAIGDFLMDLWIREGDGPATRISSYDISESIRKERPALPLRQELQGYKIYRNDNLIDEIPSPDILSYLDEDLFDGTYTYYVTADYDEGESEPSNTVTVTINTGIQIIWSDNFESYPDFVTDFPPWTLIDIDGSNTYGFNNITFPGEYQPMAYIIFNPSQTTPPMTDLIPPSGEKMAASFSSDTAQTNNWMITPLIELGTESSVTFKARSYTSQYGLERFRVGISTTDSDPGSFSIITPGQYVQAPVAWTEFTYDLSEYDEQSVYMALNCVSNYAFVFFVDDFKVLSIGEVSVDDEYLLHPAPLTARNYPNPFNPETTIEFNISQSGRTKLEIFNIKGQKIALLLDEYLTTGTHMIAWSGRDNQENEVTSGIYFYRLTTTNDNFTGKMMLLK